A region of Hydrogenimonas cancrithermarum DNA encodes the following proteins:
- a CDS encoding tyrosine-type recombinase/integrase, translating to MEVGKYISLGNGIQVRKAKNDTYTYYHSYRDKTDNKVKRKKLFTTDKADAKGLKKAILMVDNLIETEQEAKDKITLNDLSKRYFESRRKKMIGELRRKYNNMDEETFLSLKNVKNKLTGLQSEVNRYNKNIAKSEIAEQDIETLKRQDFKAFLDNDLNLKGLSAKTVYNMVSLCKTIINYGIRNEIIEIQNPLTNFSVKNPKRKRLRYLNIEELEQLLKECQKHENPNVYMSVYLGVLTGARARSVLNIKKKDIDFKNNHIKLDNFKSNKIYTVAITKKASKWLEKQTKELKPDDYIIYNRKKPSNQPFTYIPKGVYQIMDELFNQNIDKKNNEERDNVVNFHTIRRSIATNMALEGVDIFKIMTFLNHGSTKQTHDYLNLSGINLNQDIEALHGKIFANF from the coding sequence GTGGAAGTAGGAAAATATATAAGTTTAGGCAATGGGATACAAGTAAGAAAAGCAAAAAATGATACATATACTTATTATCATAGTTATAGGGATAAAACAGATAATAAAGTAAAGCGAAAAAAACTATTTACCACAGACAAAGCAGACGCAAAAGGGTTAAAAAAAGCTATTTTAATGGTAGATAATTTAATCGAAACAGAACAAGAAGCAAAAGACAAAATCACCTTAAATGACCTATCTAAAAGATATTTTGAGTCAAGAAGAAAAAAAATGATAGGCGAACTACGACGAAAATATAACAATATGGATGAAGAAACATTCTTAAGTCTAAAAAATGTAAAAAATAAACTTACAGGCTTACAAAGTGAAGTCAATAGATATAACAAGAACATAGCAAAAAGTGAAATAGCAGAACAAGACATAGAAACACTAAAAAGACAAGATTTTAAAGCATTTTTGGATAATGATTTAAACTTAAAAGGGTTAAGTGCAAAAACGGTCTATAATATGGTTTCTTTATGTAAAACAATCATTAACTATGGTATTAGAAACGAAATAATAGAAATTCAAAATCCTTTAACAAATTTTAGTGTAAAAAATCCAAAAAGAAAAAGACTTCGTTATCTAAATATAGAAGAATTAGAACAGCTATTAAAAGAATGTCAAAAACACGAAAACCCAAATGTTTATATGTCCGTATATTTAGGTGTATTAACTGGTGCAAGGGCAAGAAGTGTGCTAAATATCAAAAAGAAAGATATTGACTTTAAAAATAACCATATAAAGCTGGATAATTTCAAAAGCAATAAAATCTATACTGTAGCCATAACGAAAAAAGCCTCAAAATGGTTAGAAAAACAAACCAAAGAACTAAAACCTGACGACTACATAATTTATAATAGAAAAAAGCCCTCTAATCAGCCATTTACATACATTCCAAAAGGTGTTTACCAGATAATGGACGAACTATTTAATCAGAACATAGATAAGAAGAATAATGAAGAACGAGATAATGTTGTAAATTTCCACACTATAAGAAGAAGCATAGCAACAAATATGGCACTTGAGGGTGTTGATATATTTAAAATTATGACATTTTTAAATCACGGTAGCACAAAACAAACACACGATTACTTAAACCTAAGCGGTATCAACCTAAATCAAGATATAGAAGCATTACACGGCAAAATCTTTGCCAATTTCTAA